A window of Selenomonas ruminantium subsp. lactilytica TAM6421 contains these coding sequences:
- a CDS encoding PTS glucitol/sorbitol transporter subunit IIA codes for MDIKYDVTITAIGNLAKTFLTNNNSAILLDEGIRPNLSDMVLEHTPGKLEEDIKKGDKLLMGGIKFNIEKVGDAVNQNLREEGHCTLVFNAEGSMPGQIILKGPSLPVLTVGAHITFTKK; via the coding sequence ATGGACATTAAGTACGACGTAACCATTACGGCCATCGGCAATCTGGCCAAGACCTTTCTGACCAACAACAACAGCGCCATCCTGTTGGACGAAGGCATCCGCCCCAACCTGTCCGACATGGTATTGGAACACACTCCGGGCAAGCTGGAAGAGGATATCAAGAAGGGTGACAAACTGCTGATGGGCGGCATCAAGTTCAACATTGAAAAAGTTGGCGACGCCGTTAACCAGAACCTGCGTGAAGAGGGCCATTGCACGTTGGTCTTCAACGCCGAAGGTTCCATGCCCGGCCAGATCATCCTGAAAGGCCCCAGCCTCCCCGTACTGACCGTCGGCGCACATATCACCTTTACCAAAAAATAA
- a CDS encoding transporter substrate-binding domain-containing protein: MGNFARTGRVILLLLSLLTLCLPTSRAATETLQVGYVPGTGFLEEDRPGHMQGNGYEYMEFLSNFLGVEFTYVPCVNWWEAGAKLARGEIDLLPAMPGDYKTLPFARRTDHVIARFPMELVVQDNFSGGPVKIGTLDYNYPLPSLPKVASEHGFTYELITFNDPTTMKKAFMNHEIDGCVQPLLHPGKKERVLALFDRVSYRLLVRPEAPELFARVNAAQDNLLLNQPNIRNRLNDKYERAKGFPLVLSPAEKAYLQDKKVLRAAVFIKAKPYMSKDSHGNWTGATQALLNQLEKDLDIKVELVETDSLEEITRWLKRGNLDIVADVPCDFSWLNGLGLLPTQSYMDTDFVAVSRHGISLPDKPKVAAVEKMFETDNFIKVTYPEEQIIYYGSWAECFQAVSNGLADLTYAPRAAVPPLIQTAAAYNLSADTETVFRNSISIGVAREADIRLWQILNKEINHLPPRLLSEALNHGSHEHIQQLSPRYLLYHYPLQAATTIFLTMTAIMGIIYYRSRSQRQQLAELERLAYTDRRTQLPNLLALEQNLPHSLLRLQQQTTGSACYVVVLTAHISDFADLYDSELLTRSQLEAANVLNDKDWVLATAAGMDPGELICLCAAVSSQTLAKFIADLLTDFHEQPLTWLGGICPLADTTLELAAQRATLACHYASADTGWVKLWQPQWENE; encoded by the coding sequence ATGGGAAATTTTGCACGCACAGGACGCGTCATCCTGCTATTACTTTCGCTCTTGACGCTTTGCCTGCCCACCAGCAGGGCTGCCACGGAAACTTTGCAGGTTGGCTATGTGCCCGGCACCGGCTTTCTGGAAGAGGACCGGCCCGGCCATATGCAGGGCAATGGCTATGAGTATATGGAATTCCTCTCTAATTTCCTGGGCGTAGAGTTCACCTATGTGCCCTGCGTCAACTGGTGGGAGGCAGGCGCGAAATTAGCCCGTGGAGAAATCGACCTGTTGCCGGCCATGCCCGGAGATTACAAAACCCTGCCTTTTGCCCGGCGCACCGACCATGTCATCGCCCGCTTCCCCATGGAACTGGTGGTACAGGATAATTTCAGCGGCGGGCCGGTGAAGATCGGCACGCTGGACTACAACTATCCCCTACCGAGTCTACCCAAAGTGGCCAGTGAACACGGCTTCACCTATGAGCTGATTACCTTCAACGATCCCACAACAATGAAAAAAGCCTTTATGAATCATGAGATTGACGGCTGCGTGCAGCCCCTGCTCCATCCCGGCAAAAAAGAACGGGTACTGGCTCTGTTTGACCGGGTAAGTTACCGGCTGCTGGTCCGGCCGGAAGCCCCGGAGCTCTTTGCCCGGGTGAACGCCGCCCAGGACAATCTGTTGCTGAACCAGCCCAATATCCGCAATCGCCTCAACGACAAATACGAGCGGGCCAAGGGCTTCCCCTTGGTCCTGTCCCCGGCGGAAAAGGCCTATCTACAAGATAAGAAAGTGCTCCGGGCTGCCGTCTTCATCAAAGCAAAACCCTATATGAGCAAAGACAGCCACGGGAATTGGACCGGTGCCACCCAGGCTCTGCTGAACCAGCTGGAAAAGGATTTGGATATCAAAGTGGAACTGGTCGAGACGGACTCACTGGAAGAAATAACCCGCTGGCTGAAACGCGGCAATCTCGATATCGTCGCCGATGTTCCCTGTGATTTCAGCTGGCTGAACGGCCTGGGGCTATTGCCCACCCAATCCTATATGGATACTGACTTTGTGGCCGTCAGCCGGCATGGAATTTCCCTGCCGGATAAGCCCAAAGTAGCGGCAGTAGAAAAGATGTTCGAAACAGACAATTTTATCAAGGTCACGTACCCCGAAGAACAAATCATCTATTATGGCAGCTGGGCGGAATGTTTCCAAGCCGTCAGCAACGGACTGGCCGACCTCACCTATGCCCCCCGGGCTGCTGTTCCCCCCCTTATCCAGACAGCAGCAGCCTACAATCTGTCCGCCGATACGGAAACCGTATTTCGGAATAGCATCAGTATCGGCGTAGCCCGTGAAGCTGATATTCGCCTATGGCAAATACTGAATAAGGAAATCAATCATCTGCCCCCCCGGCTTCTGTCCGAAGCTTTGAATCATGGTTCCCATGAACACATCCAACAGCTGAGTCCCCGCTATCTGCTATATCATTATCCCCTGCAGGCAGCCACCACGATTTTCCTGACCATGACCGCCATCATGGGAATCATTTACTATCGCTCCCGATCCCAACGCCAGCAGCTGGCAGAGCTGGAGCGGCTGGCTTACACCGACAGACGCACCCAGCTGCCAAATCTGCTGGCACTGGAACAAAACCTGCCGCACAGTCTGCTGCGCCTGCAGCAGCAGACCACAGGAAGCGCCTGTTATGTGGTAGTCCTGACCGCCCATATAAGTGATTTTGCTGACCTATATGACAGCGAACTTTTGACCAGGTCCCAGCTGGAAGCAGCCAATGTACTGAATGATAAGGACTGGGTACTGGCAACTGCCGCAGGTATGGACCCAGGGGAACTTATCTGCCTGTGCGCCGCAGTCAGCAGCCAGACATTGGCTAAATTCATCGCCGATCTGCTGACGGATTTTCATGAGCAGCCCCTGACCTGGCTGGGGGGCATCTGCCCCCTGGCAGACACAACGCTGGAGCTAGCCGCCCAGCGGGCAACTCTGGCCTGCCATTATGCCAGCGCCGACACCGGCTGGGTAAAACTTTGGCAGCCGCAATGGGAAAATGAATGA
- a CDS encoding response regulator yields MNKLPVILIVDDDDMNIAMAKSILENNVRAEIITASSGNKCLDILSYRQGAIDLILLDIAMPGMDGLQTLSVIRKNPAYKNMKVIFLTAAADKNTIVKASQLKVDDYVKKPFVPADLIARVKKHMFAPVNNAQVDDIFKALDKLGL; encoded by the coding sequence ATGAACAAGTTACCGGTTATTTTGATAGTAGATGACGATGATATGAACATTGCCATGGCCAAAAGCATTCTGGAAAATAATGTCCGCGCCGAAATCATCACCGCCAGCAGCGGTAACAAATGCCTGGATATCCTGAGCTATCGCCAAGGCGCTATCGATCTGATTCTCCTGGATATCGCCATGCCCGGCATGGATGGCCTGCAAACGCTAAGCGTTATCCGCAAGAATCCCGCCTACAAAAATATGAAAGTCATCTTCCTCACCGCAGCAGCTGATAAGAATACCATTGTCAAGGCCAGCCAGCTGAAAGTAGATGATTATGTAAAGAAACCCTTTGTGCCCGCTGACCTGATTGCCCGGGTAAAAAAACACATGTTCGCGCCTGTTAATAATGCCCAAGTCGACGATATCTTCAAAGCTCTGGACAAACTGGGGTTATAA
- a CDS encoding PTS transporter subunit EIIC: MAARSDIPGPQQRGGLLTGLIIPLTRQLRQITYLQAIQETFCLLMPFIILLTLLQMLGWLVLNPAGPLLGEDGLGLGSLLTGGLHGQTYRESAFFLNSARLRDYLDITNVLFSLLFALVLSMKLARLWQGQETMSMLCTASAYLFFITAISPNVHELNHYFMGRGFFLALLMATCSTWLFCHLARIQYLELPLVRSLPLSMNTSTKLFLPLVITLLASLLAVLGWIDLEHSVLSLPTLLAAQLNGNLPQTPAAAILYELTRRFLWWLGLNGSSFTFFWQEAFYAPAQLANEVAAGKYIFTTEFFDANSISLLGLAISIWVFASRQRLRTLSACCFPTLLLSINEPFLFALPIVLNPMFLIPYLLAPVLNVYIGYLAINWGIVPLFRYTVESAAPVFLQGWLATGDVMGAVLQLVWLSLDIVIYTPFVIIFNLLTQEEDLREEATPHEA; encoded by the coding sequence ATGGCTGCCCGCAGTGACATTCCGGGGCCGCAGCAACGCGGCGGACTCCTGACCGGTCTTATCATTCCGCTGACCCGCCAGCTGCGGCAGATCACCTATCTGCAGGCCATTCAGGAAACCTTCTGCCTGCTCATGCCCTTTATCATCCTGCTGACGTTGCTGCAAATGCTTGGCTGGCTCGTCCTTAACCCGGCAGGCCCCCTGCTGGGAGAGGATGGGCTGGGATTGGGCAGTCTGCTCACCGGGGGACTTCATGGCCAAACCTATCGGGAATCTGCTTTTTTCCTCAATAGCGCCCGGCTGAGGGACTATCTGGATATTACCAACGTGCTGTTTTCCCTGCTCTTTGCCCTGGTTCTGTCCATGAAGCTGGCCCGCCTTTGGCAGGGACAGGAAACAATGTCCATGTTATGCACCGCCTCTGCCTATCTTTTTTTTATTACGGCCATTTCGCCCAATGTGCATGAACTAAACCATTACTTCATGGGACGAGGCTTCTTTCTGGCACTTCTGATGGCCACCTGCAGTACCTGGCTTTTCTGCCATCTCGCCCGGATACAATATCTGGAGCTGCCATTGGTTCGAAGCCTGCCATTATCCATGAACACTTCGACAAAACTTTTTCTGCCCCTTGTCATCACATTGCTGGCCTCACTGCTGGCAGTCCTGGGCTGGATTGATCTGGAACATTCCGTTCTGTCCCTGCCCACGCTGCTGGCTGCTCAACTGAATGGGAACCTCCCCCAGACACCTGCCGCAGCCATTCTCTATGAATTGACCCGCCGGTTCCTGTGGTGGCTGGGCCTCAATGGCAGCAGCTTCACCTTTTTTTGGCAGGAAGCTTTCTATGCCCCTGCCCAGCTGGCCAACGAAGTGGCTGCCGGAAAATACATCTTTACCACGGAATTCTTTGATGCCAACTCCATCTCCCTGTTAGGGCTGGCCATCTCCATTTGGGTCTTTGCCTCCCGGCAAAGACTGCGCACATTATCTGCCTGCTGTTTTCCCACATTGCTGCTCTCCATCAACGAGCCCTTCCTCTTTGCCCTGCCCATCGTGCTCAATCCCATGTTTCTCATACCCTATCTGCTGGCTCCCGTCCTCAATGTCTACATCGGCTATCTGGCCATTAACTGGGGGATTGTCCCCCTATTCCGTTATACAGTGGAATCTGCCGCCCCGGTATTCCTGCAGGGCTGGCTGGCCACTGGAGATGTAATGGGCGCAGTACTGCAGCTGGTTTGGCTGAGCCTGGACATTGTCATCTACACCCCCTTTGTGATTATTTTCAACCTGCTGACGCAGGAAGAGGATCTGCGGGAGGAGGCCACGCCCCATGAAGCTTAG
- a CDS encoding BMP family ABC transporter substrate-binding protein, which translates to MKLSSHDLLKRRFIAFVILQAALLCLAIFLSINYFGSDILARREGVGLILASPKEAAGWPQEMYQGLQKACNQRGYNLYIEDNVNSSDNSLPQVTDKLIKKGVKKIFLANPGYQHDLETIARKYPQIDFYANSVGEAISDQIFNYSVRYYEVRYLAGILAGLHTQTGIVGYLAPFPALETRRDVNAFALGVKKVRPDARILVQWTGQWISPEKENQALYILKHEGADVVTYFAASQQLAQTAASLGLDYIDFHGGGLKLPPHCLAAIETDWQKVYDKLLRIDVKKNTTKVFWQGMLDDVITLRLVPGLSPQEEAMVIRTRQELEKGYHVFSGEIIDREGHVRCTEGEVIAHNSLREKMDWLVKGVEIIEAK; encoded by the coding sequence ATGAAGCTTAGCAGTCATGATTTGCTGAAACGGCGTTTTATCGCTTTTGTCATCCTGCAGGCCGCCCTTCTCTGCCTGGCCATTTTTCTTTCCATTAATTATTTCGGTTCCGATATATTGGCACGGCGTGAGGGCGTAGGACTGATACTGGCCAGCCCCAAGGAAGCCGCTGGCTGGCCTCAGGAAATGTACCAGGGACTGCAGAAGGCCTGTAACCAGCGGGGCTACAATCTCTACATTGAAGACAATGTAAACAGCAGTGACAACAGTCTGCCCCAAGTCACGGATAAGCTCATAAAAAAAGGTGTCAAAAAAATTTTTCTGGCCAATCCCGGCTACCAACATGATCTGGAAACTATTGCCCGCAAATATCCCCAAATTGACTTTTATGCGAATTCCGTAGGCGAAGCGATTTCCGACCAGATATTCAATTACTCCGTCCGCTACTATGAAGTGCGGTATCTGGCGGGAATTTTGGCGGGCCTCCATACACAGACCGGCATCGTAGGCTATCTCGCCCCCTTCCCGGCTTTGGAAACCCGCCGGGATGTCAATGCCTTTGCCCTGGGTGTGAAAAAAGTCCGCCCCGATGCCCGCATTCTGGTGCAATGGACAGGACAGTGGATTTCCCCGGAAAAGGAAAATCAGGCCCTTTACATCCTGAAACATGAAGGAGCCGATGTTGTCACCTATTTTGCTGCCTCCCAGCAGCTGGCCCAAACAGCAGCCTCCTTAGGACTTGACTATATTGACTTCCATGGCGGCGGACTGAAACTGCCTCCTCACTGTCTGGCAGCCATCGAAACCGACTGGCAGAAAGTCTATGACAAATTGCTGCGAATCGATGTCAAAAAAAACACCACCAAAGTCTTCTGGCAGGGCATGCTGGATGACGTTATTACCCTGCGCCTGGTGCCTGGCCTTTCGCCCCAGGAGGAAGCCATGGTCATCCGCACCCGCCAGGAACTGGAAAAGGGCTATCATGTTTTTTCCGGTGAAATCATCGACCGGGAAGGTCATGTACGCTGTACAGAAGGTGAAGTTATTGCCCATAACAGCCTGCGGGAAAAAATGGACTGGCTGGTGAAGGGAGTGGAAATCATTGAAGCAAAATAA
- a CDS encoding ATP-binding protein → MKQNNLAEPASPEKRMLTFAMHLLGRFLLFLAILIFIGMALQSKMNESLNHEVEKFNLNQAGLRSFVYHNLLRGEMEELNKIAQLIATHKITPENGVQFISGQGYLGGLLDINGQSLQGVTLPPEARLQCARTLQGAPSWCYYKDIGLVVMVPVYEGTTVRHVLCRLHSESALHDTNSPFHFSDQQEKEKFLIYDLNTQRVVIPFDKYRYSDFYDADKDAPLGLDQLLAKMEQSREASIFDPDLNEDYVLYAAPIPETSFIIIGYHEWRSVVTGITNIHRIVLWVFGLLMVLFCVFILYTFANQVAAEESSALREARDEALRANQAKSDFLANMSHEIRTPLNAILGMNEMIMREAGGNLKKYAFNVKSAGETLLSIINDILDFSKIESGKMEIVPVSYALSSVLNDLYNMVSYKAGQKGLEFKMNVDATIPDALYGDEVRLRQVVVNILNNAVKYTPKGSVTFTVKATEQTEHSLYLEFIVQDTGIGIREEDKEKLFGKFQRLDLEKNRNIEGTGLGLAITVRLTEMMAGTISMDSVYGEGSTFTVRLPQLVEKEDPIGDFNVRIEAALQDEKGYQESFTAPTAHILVVDDNDMNLMVVKSLLEKTRINIHTACSGKECLQLIQDNHYDLIFLDHMMPEMDGLETLARAQKLITSQCKDTPFVALTANAVAGVKEMFLRKGFHDYLSKPVDGKTLEAMVAKYLPPEKIIPSSGTATNAAANEQIDLETAMNYCGNDEDMQKKFLTMFVSRREAVSAQLDNDLAAQNIADYTTHVHALKSTALSIGGVKLSECAKALEMAGHAYCDGPENEKDSQLAYIQTHHQEALELYQRLSQEAKERFGVE, encoded by the coding sequence TTGAAGCAAAATAATCTGGCGGAACCTGCCAGTCCGGAAAAACGCATGCTCACCTTCGCCATGCACCTGTTAGGCCGGTTCCTGCTCTTTCTGGCCATCCTTATCTTTATCGGCATGGCTCTGCAAAGCAAGATGAACGAATCACTCAACCACGAAGTGGAAAAGTTCAACCTCAACCAGGCAGGATTGCGCAGCTTTGTTTACCATAACCTGCTGCGAGGGGAAATGGAGGAATTGAACAAGATTGCCCAGTTGATAGCTACCCATAAAATCACCCCGGAAAATGGCGTGCAGTTCATCAGCGGTCAGGGCTATCTGGGCGGCCTGTTGGATATCAATGGCCAGAGCCTGCAGGGTGTCACCCTGCCCCCGGAAGCCCGTCTGCAATGCGCCCGTACCCTGCAGGGTGCCCCCAGCTGGTGCTATTACAAGGACATAGGGCTGGTGGTGATGGTGCCCGTCTACGAAGGCACTACCGTACGCCATGTCCTGTGCCGGCTGCACTCGGAAAGCGCCCTGCACGACACCAACTCCCCTTTCCATTTTTCTGACCAGCAAGAAAAAGAAAAATTCCTCATCTATGACTTGAATACCCAACGGGTGGTTATTCCCTTTGACAAATACCGCTATAGCGACTTCTATGATGCCGATAAGGATGCCCCGCTGGGGCTTGATCAACTGCTGGCCAAAATGGAGCAAAGCCGGGAGGCCTCCATTTTCGATCCCGACCTGAATGAGGATTACGTGCTCTATGCCGCCCCCATCCCCGAGACCAGCTTTATCATCATCGGCTATCACGAATGGCGTTCTGTTGTCACCGGCATCACCAATATCCACCGCATTGTCCTTTGGGTGTTCGGCCTGCTGATGGTTCTGTTCTGCGTCTTTATCCTCTATACCTTTGCCAACCAGGTAGCCGCCGAGGAAAGCTCTGCCCTGCGGGAAGCCCGGGACGAAGCCCTGCGGGCCAATCAGGCCAAAAGCGACTTCTTAGCCAATATGAGCCACGAAATCCGCACGCCCCTGAATGCCATTCTGGGCATGAACGAGATGATTATGCGGGAGGCCGGCGGCAACCTCAAGAAATATGCCTTTAACGTGAAAAGTGCCGGCGAAACCCTGCTGTCCATCATCAATGACATTCTGGATTTTTCCAAAATCGAATCCGGCAAAATGGAAATCGTCCCTGTCAGCTACGCTCTAAGCTCCGTACTCAACGATCTTTACAACATGGTGAGCTACAAGGCCGGACAGAAAGGGCTGGAATTCAAAATGAATGTGGATGCCACTATCCCCGACGCCCTATACGGCGACGAAGTGCGTCTGCGTCAGGTAGTTGTGAACATCCTCAACAATGCTGTCAAATACACCCCCAAAGGCAGTGTCACCTTCACCGTCAAAGCCACCGAGCAAACTGAGCACAGCCTGTATTTGGAATTTATCGTCCAGGATACAGGCATTGGCATCCGGGAAGAGGATAAAGAAAAACTCTTCGGCAAATTCCAGCGGCTGGATCTGGAAAAAAACCGCAATATTGAAGGCACTGGCCTGGGGCTGGCCATTACCGTGCGGCTGACAGAAATGATGGCCGGCACCATCTCCATGGACAGCGTCTACGGCGAAGGCAGCACCTTCACCGTCCGCCTTCCCCAGCTGGTGGAAAAAGAAGATCCCATTGGCGATTTCAATGTCCGCATCGAGGCCGCCCTGCAGGATGAAAAAGGCTATCAGGAAAGCTTTACAGCTCCCACAGCCCATATTCTCGTAGTGGACGACAACGACATGAACCTTATGGTAGTCAAAAGCCTCCTGGAAAAAACCCGCATCAACATCCATACTGCCTGCAGCGGTAAAGAATGTTTGCAGCTGATCCAGGACAACCACTATGACCTCATATTCCTGGATCACATGATGCCGGAAATGGACGGCCTGGAAACCCTTGCCCGGGCGCAAAAACTCATTACCAGCCAATGCAAGGATACACCTTTTGTCGCCCTTACAGCCAATGCCGTGGCCGGGGTGAAGGAAATGTTTCTGAGAAAAGGCTTCCACGACTACCTATCCAAACCCGTAGATGGCAAAACACTGGAAGCCATGGTGGCAAAATATCTGCCTCCAGAAAAAATTATCCCGAGCAGCGGAACAGCCACTAATGCCGCTGCCAATGAACAAATCGATCTGGAAACGGCCATGAACTACTGCGGCAATGATGAGGATATGCAGAAAAAATTCCTCACCATGTTCGTCTCCCGCCGGGAAGCTGTCAGCGCGCAGCTGGACAACGATCTGGCTGCGCAAAACATCGCCGACTACACCACCCACGTCCATGCCCTGAAATCCACCGCCCTGTCCATTGGCGGCGTAAAGCTTTCCGAATGCGCTAAGGCCTTGGAAATGGCAGGACATGCATACTGTGACGGGCCGGAAAATGAAAAAGACAGCCAGCTGGCATATATCCAAACCCACCATCAGGAGGCTTTGGAACTATACCAGCGACTGTCTCAGGAAGCCAAAGAACGCTTTGGCGTGGAATAA
- the mscL gene encoding large conductance mechanosensitive channel protein MscL encodes MVEEFKKFIMRGNVLDMAVGIIIGAAFGKIVTSFVNDVLMPPIGLILGQVDFSNLFINLSGTPAATLAEAKAAGLPVIAYGSFLNAVIDFLIVAFAIFMLIKQVNRLMPKKEEEPEKDPRLCPYCKTEIPEEATKCPHCTSDL; translated from the coding sequence ATGGTAGAAGAATTCAAGAAATTTATTATGCGGGGCAATGTCCTCGATATGGCTGTTGGTATCATCATCGGTGCTGCCTTTGGCAAGATTGTGACTTCCTTCGTCAATGATGTATTGATGCCGCCGATTGGTCTCATTTTGGGGCAAGTGGATTTCTCCAATCTGTTTATCAATCTGTCGGGCACACCGGCTGCGACTTTGGCTGAGGCAAAAGCTGCTGGCTTGCCGGTTATTGCGTATGGTTCTTTCCTGAATGCCGTGATTGACTTTTTGATCGTGGCCTTTGCGATCTTTATGCTGATCAAACAGGTTAATCGCCTGATGCCGAAGAAAGAGGAAGAACCGGAGAAGGATCCCCGTCTCTGTCCCTATTGCAAGACGGAGATCCCCGAGGAGGCAACGAAGTGCCCCCATTGTACTTCTGATCTGTGA